GCCATGGTGTCCGGTTCCAGCGCGCGAAAGATATGTTCGACGTCGGCAGGATAGGAAATGTAATCTCCGGCATTCAGTTCCACCGGTGAGTCAACCAGGCCGACGAGGGCGCGTCCCTGGGTGATGATGATGTGCTCGACCGAGCCCTGCGGATGCGGGCTGGAGATACGGTCAGCGCCCGGTTGCGTGGTCAGCAGATAAATATCCCGGCGCGCAGCGGGCGGACAGGTCGCGAGTAATACCGCTTTATAATCCGCCAGTTCCGCCACTACCGCCGGACCTTCACCCCGGCGGATCACCTGCATTTTATTCACTTCCGGCTCCATCAGTCGCGCAAAAGGAATGTTCAGCGCCACACACAGCGCCCACAGGGTTTCCAGACTCGGATTCCCGTTGCCCGCTTCAAGCTGGGAAAGCGTCGATTTGGCGATACCGGCACGGCGGGCGACTTCCGCCAGTGACAGGCCAGCCCGCTGGCGTTCACGAACCAGTCCCTTCGAAATAACGCTAATAGGTTGTGACATAACCGCCTCATGATCAGTATAACGAACGATCGTTCGACTTGAAGAACGATACAGATTCGTTCATTATAATGGATACTTGTTCGTTATGGGATGAAATTATGTCTGCGCGTTTCTTTTCACCGTTGGGGAATGATGTGCTTAAAGCCATCTTTCTGGTGTGTCTGGCCGATGGTCTGGTCGGCATTTCTTATGGCTCGCTGGCGGTCGCAGGCGGTTTCCCGCTGTGGGTGCCGCTGATGCTTTCGCTGCTGGTGCTGGCAGGGGCGTCGGAGTTTCTATTTATCGCCATCGTCGGCGGGGGTGGCAGCCCGTTTGCGGCGGCGGCGGCCGGATTGCTGGTCAATGCGCGCCATTTACCGTTCGGGATTGCGGTGAAGGATCTGGTCGGCAGCAAAGCCATGAGCTGGCTGGGTTGTCACATCATGAACGATGAAAGCGTGGTGTTTGGCATCTCGCAATCTACCCATGAAAAACGCAAAACCGCCTACTGGTTATGCGGTGCAGGTATCGCCTTATTCTGGCCGGTCAGTGTGATGGCCGGGGCGTACATCGGCCAGTTCATTCCGGATATCAAAGCCATCGGCCTTGATGCCGTGTTCCCGGCCATTTTGCTGGGGTTGATTTTCCCGGCGCTGCGCAGCCGCAGAACGCGCATACCCGCTACCTCCGGTGCGCTGATTTCGCTGGCTGCGGTGCCTTTCGTTCCGGCCGGTATGCCGGTGCTGTTTTCCCTGCTCGGATTGCTGGCGTGGAGGAACCGAAAATGACCTCACACAGCCTGATGATCGCGGGAATTGCGGTGCTCGCCGCCGGAACATTTCTGATGCGCGTGGCCGGTTACCGGCTGGGTTCACGCCTGAATTTCTCCCCTGCAACTCAGACAATGTTATCGGATGCGGCGACCACCTTATTGCTGGCGGTGGCCGCTACGTCGGCGCTGTTCGAAGGTCAGCATTTCGCCGGATACGCGCGGGTCACCGGCGTCAGCGTGGCGTTGTTTTTAGCCTGGAGAAAAGCGCCGCTGATGGTGATTATTATTGCGGCAGCAGCAGTGACGGCGCTGCTGCGCGGGTTCGGCATTCAGTAGGCAGAAACAAGAATGGCTCCCGCAGGAGCCATTTTCACACCAGTGATGAGTTACGCTACGTCTTCGTATTGCGGTACCGGATTGCGGAAGCTTTTGGTCATGCAGGCCAGATAGATAAAGCCGATTGCGCCCCAGATCAGGCCGAGCACCATCGAGCCTTCTTCCAGATTCACCCACAACGCACCAACGGTCAGCGCACCGCACAGCGGCAACAGCAAATACTGAATATGATCCACAACGGTTTTGTTGCGCTGCTCGCGGATCCAGAATTGCGAAATCACCGACAGGTTCACAAACGTGAATGCCACCAGCGCACCAAAGTTAATCAGCGCCGTGGCGGTGACCAGATCGAAATTAATCGCCAGCAAGGCAATGGCGCCGACCAGCAGCACGTTGAAAGACGGGGTGCGCCATGTCGGATGGATATAGCCGAAGAAGCGTTTCGGGAACACGCCATCACGGCCCATCACATACATCAGGCGGGAAACGCCCGCGTGGGCTGCCATACCGGAGGCCAGCACGGTGATGCTGGAGAAAATCAGCGCGCCAAACTGGAACGCCCGGCCTGCCACCTGCAGCATGATTTCCGGCTGTGAGGCGTCCGGGTCTTTAAAGCTGGAGATATCCGGGAAATAGAGTTGCAGGAAATAGGTCGCCGCAATAAAGATCACGCCACCAATTAAAGCGGTCAGGAATATCGCCCGCGGGATCACCC
This window of the Rahnella aceris genome carries:
- a CDS encoding helix-turn-helix domain-containing protein codes for the protein MSQPISVISKGLVRERQRAGLSLAEVARRAGIAKSTLSQLEAGNGNPSLETLWALCVALNIPFARLMEPEVNKMQVIRRGEGPAVVAELADYKAVLLATCPPAARRDIYLLTTQPGADRISSPHPQGSVEHIIITQGRALVGLVDSPVELNAGDYISYPADVEHIFRALEPDTMAVLVSEQS
- a CDS encoding AzlC family ABC transporter permease, encoding MSARFFSPLGNDVLKAIFLVCLADGLVGISYGSLAVAGGFPLWVPLMLSLLVLAGASEFLFIAIVGGGGSPFAAAAAGLLVNARHLPFGIAVKDLVGSKAMSWLGCHIMNDESVVFGISQSTHEKRKTAYWLCGAGIALFWPVSVMAGAYIGQFIPDIKAIGLDAVFPAILLGLIFPALRSRRTRIPATSGALISLAAVPFVPAGMPVLFSLLGLLAWRNRK
- a CDS encoding AzlD domain-containing protein — translated: MTSHSLMIAGIAVLAAGTFLMRVAGYRLGSRLNFSPATQTMLSDAATTLLLAVAATSALFEGQHFAGYARVTGVSVALFLAWRKAPLMVIIIAAAAVTALLRGFGIQ